From the genome of Triticum aestivum cultivar Chinese Spring chromosome 3B, IWGSC CS RefSeq v2.1, whole genome shotgun sequence, one region includes:
- the LOC123069515 gene encoding histone-lysine N-methyltransferase SETD1B, protein MASPSKSARTTTFPLPRLRDLIEHDEEDDFVEEEEEDDDEDEDWDIRKRMSLLTVEGSDGGDADDEEDGSADVDEEDEDEVRSDGLNGEYESQQWHPYDSPRNLKPPSSASLPGTPERGAPSQSPWRYSKDYASETEAGWWPGAPHDRRRQHYRRQRMMREVWLDRAWQMRKQRQQLGERGDEVTVVVGNGGESPARGGVAIDMEEARACKDLGFDLPCDWTVEIPSYAVPNVDTASSGGNSPASGSWRISSPGDDPKDVKARLKVWAQAVALSSASRLGS, encoded by the exons ATGGCGTCCCCGTCCAAGTCGGCAAGGACAACGACGTTCCCTCTTCCCAGGCTCCGGGATCTCATCGAGCACGATGAAGAAGATGATttcgtcgaggaggaggaggaggacgacgatgaggaCGAGGACTGGGACATCAGGAAGCGCATGTCCCTCCTCACCGTCGAAGGCTCCGACGGCGGTGACGCCGACGATGAGGAAGACGGGTCGGCAGACGTcgatgaggaggatgaggacgaggtGAGGTCGGATGGCCTCAACGGTGAGTACGAGAGCCAGCAGTGGCACCCGTACGATAGCCCAAGAAATCTGAAGCCTCCCTCCTCGGCCTCGCTACCGGGCACGCCGGAGCGCGGAGCGCCGTCGCAGTCGCCGTGGCGCTACTCCAAGGACTACGCCAGCGAGACAGAGGCGGGGTGGTGGCCTGGCGCCCCCCACGACAGGCGCCGGCAGCACTACCGGCGTCAGCGGATGATGCGGGAGGTGTGGCTCGATCGCGCGTGGCAGATGAGGaagcagcggcagcagctgggcgagcgcgGCGATGAGGTGACGGTGGTGGTCGGGAATGGCGGCGAGTCCCCTGCGCGGGGCGGCGTGGCCATAGACATGGAGGAGGCGCGTGCTTGTAAGGACCTCGGCTTCGACCTGCCGTGCGACTGGACGGTGGAGATCCCCTCCTACGCGGTCCCCAACGTCGACACTGCCAGCAGCGGCGGCAACTCTCCGGCCTCCGGCAGCTGGCGCATCTCCAGCCCCG GAGACGACCCCAAGGACGTGAAGGCGAGGCTCAAGGTGTGGGCGCAGGCAGTTGCACTATCATCTGCCTCTCGGCTCGGCTCTTGA